One window from the genome of Armatimonadota bacterium encodes:
- a CDS encoding PQQ-binding-like beta-propeller repeat protein, whose protein sequence is MKANPMQTNRNKNKGWQAIALAALFAVTAATAYAQDFRTFGGSNERAGRSTLQASTAVPETTWGNGGRGFLRWWDPIFQDGAQIDNPDPAAGATLGAWLDPATAGGNLILAGAFIQNAAGATPYVYSVTSATGGNDGPNPSIGATAAFTWNFTLTPGNEYTVDVNLPIGPTNINPLGAPDLRFTPHYQLYSVTDATGTNYYWADMRIDAGGFANLGNNRHFIADAGGAITVTVYNVCRRNDFGTLVDGTDQPGFDIVYADAAQATNQSPQGVGSYTASPVVGQLLQPRIDAQPTVFDQRVVTARNEEVFVGSLNKQTRFGVITSFTHNGAVVNVAQPLRRNMVWSWPAVRPFDLGQAESDRYAVERQNWITGGPNAAYPRNLVFRQADNYSSGTVVGGLFLPSNAFNSIGPDHLLTPVISTAATSWVDWTPAAKPGKYFVEVFLPNNDTPGDLGTQVTYQIRQGLTVLQTIAIDQSAQSNWVRLPNQPADGYDSTAGPLTIRVLNTGTAQDVLDGRQVYADAVRLVGDADLGITATPVQTVGTVNAPGPVGADVIVATRENGTVTAMEAHGDEVTGTQNNVLWTWPSEDPATDPNNANTEDYGIAETPTGFGMSSPLVANIGGTDLVFTGSQNGRVYALELAGRGDGTTRRRWTWPDDFDTTAPTTPMGTTSVGAINGSVALANVGGTPAIIVPGSNGQIYALDAAGNGGTRKTTVLWQFATTGLTPISMTPVVAFGRVTFAAGNTVYCLDEATGALVWQRNVRQDGITPFGNFGTASPVAVEAPIVAADSLYFVDDGGYITSLDAATGTVNWQEASVASGSTASLRFAYMRTYDPTGSFIQNAVPTVLVASNQGTLLGFYADGSVNINGNRVNWGYFVQSEGTQSASFAVGGWPNAAGLLANRCHLYIGDADGILYAFSSEDDINGVGPITPGVPPGSQSANPNDPNQAALNDLIDQPNVILLSPNDYNDLDSKAVAGTLSAADIANYKANAIQRRSFEFGETLYVMIADINATTVPETSGYVVQYDVTVGSSRTGSQIAQVRDVAGAATPQDGGVAYFRYVVLPTGTRGVAPGTAQLEVSARINRGGGAVRGTPVDLSTSVNTPTGGDFELPNPLGIDLVNQGGTFNQAGVTTNPADVLVKGNLPAGYTGAAATPFNKWTNGFVNPGPAAGTPGTWFSTAVGGTDPVAHNSSGLSLMRVYDRTILQLVNGHSQGLTNVRVQANDLAWQPASVGVPVTAADAGIYNPIAYAGFEDLPNSYPNVSLDYPDMRRSSLAITKSAGGNTENPLFGGVSLNASLITPADLTTYATVAGYEAGLVTRTLQPTVFSMRLNVPQYQPATPNSPTRPSGYVAENVIYVDKGQAGFDTEDAARRFTLGANISVDEHVTSDTKTVDLGSIPAGGGHYNLAGNADQPINGAFAPFNAIFNSGQNPQFQQVTAFNEGNVNLLNVRVSKRLEVLNGIIPTERPLELYASGEHELGWLDATMGLFSDLDPLLSPTFRTGLDPNGNVFLQKPRPGDPAPSRLSTNPRRRQNSNLLVNSGTLIANQAAFPPGDPYVGVAAPIGTPVGTYVRDIFVFEDSVPGSVLGARFPSLGYVPVGGQFVPEAYTNPGITLKFNIRETRLTTRPTAKTSGVFDNVGVGDAGFEWSSRQPTVSRGADGQLYFAFSSNREDVAGAAPSPRPRLSTDGRLQPIWRIYFGSMANQAGITANTSFSPIGDLHDNQPTANKWMDYQGMLPNGIEWNNWFALGAGESLLAPGTPSSASFSYPTFPTAGFVDPLDTPTAGIGRVHRPNRYMAFVGETTKVDRTGTRVPLSQVMVADLQFQAAGVTRNGSGALNGIFPIAQDPTSKKGKPSIVQQGANAAVFYPAQSSGRSELYTATFDGAAWGNVRALGLGAVFEDLSGVSANLRLINSGVFAGIGFIDTFFTGHVRGRQNSEAFYGKLETDDNGMPLADPRWITFQNRLDRLDYDPATGVFWTPGVHFDMSPANVDAFQLLILNPVTGLLEPLINNNPLVPADMRSRLIDREAREMVFESPRGGKVYVDALRGSIRLSGVATSRNTQIFARYSPKFVRVSGASTAFRIGTGEIAQANVSSGMNYRGVSSALDDRYLGVFIDATQPWRNLTEDLNFWYTAIGAPIGTTAVQQDRYFLAFNRTSNDGATAARPAMSTLRFGLYLPTPVAINPNTLQPYALNVTGLATNRIQVDPTSGKVFLGMAEEGRTIRIRYTGIDINGNLLPNIQVEGTVGLIVEEGESLVPIEQVGQEGDFTFGLDRLAPNNSDNRLRRPPLLWMVWSSTRTGAQDVYMQTLAPKTAPRLRRP, encoded by the coding sequence ATGAAGGCCAACCCCATGCAAACCAACCGCAACAAAAACAAAGGCTGGCAAGCGATTGCGCTTGCCGCCCTCTTCGCGGTGACCGCCGCCACCGCATACGCCCAGGATTTCCGGACGTTTGGCGGCAGCAACGAGCGCGCAGGGAGGAGTACGCTCCAGGCAAGCACCGCCGTACCCGAAACGACTTGGGGCAACGGTGGCCGAGGGTTCTTGCGGTGGTGGGATCCCATCTTCCAAGACGGCGCGCAGATCGACAACCCCGATCCAGCGGCCGGTGCCACCCTCGGGGCCTGGCTCGACCCGGCAACCGCTGGGGGCAACCTCATCTTGGCCGGCGCGTTTATCCAAAACGCCGCCGGAGCTACACCCTATGTCTATTCCGTCACCTCGGCAACTGGCGGCAACGACGGCCCGAACCCGAGCATCGGCGCAACCGCGGCGTTCACTTGGAACTTCACGCTCACCCCAGGGAACGAGTACACGGTCGATGTCAACCTGCCCATCGGCCCGACGAACATCAACCCGCTCGGCGCACCAGATCTGCGGTTCACCCCGCACTACCAACTCTATTCCGTCACGGATGCCACCGGTACAAACTACTACTGGGCCGATATGCGCATCGATGCCGGCGGGTTTGCCAACCTTGGCAACAACCGGCACTTTATCGCCGATGCCGGCGGGGCCATCACCGTCACCGTTTACAACGTTTGCCGCCGGAACGATTTCGGCACGCTCGTTGATGGAACCGACCAGCCCGGCTTCGACATCGTTTATGCCGATGCCGCCCAAGCGACCAACCAATCCCCCCAAGGCGTGGGATCCTACACCGCATCGCCGGTCGTGGGGCAATTGCTCCAGCCGCGGATTGATGCGCAGCCGACCGTTTTTGACCAACGGGTCGTGACGGCCCGCAACGAAGAGGTCTTCGTCGGCTCGCTCAACAAACAAACCCGGTTCGGGGTTATCACCTCTTTCACCCACAACGGCGCAGTCGTCAATGTCGCCCAACCCCTGCGCCGGAACATGGTCTGGAGCTGGCCGGCCGTGCGGCCGTTTGACCTTGGCCAAGCGGAATCCGACCGCTATGCCGTGGAGCGCCAGAACTGGATCACCGGCGGCCCCAACGCCGCCTATCCGCGGAACCTCGTCTTCAGACAGGCCGACAACTACAGCAGCGGCACGGTTGTGGGCGGGCTGTTCCTGCCTTCCAATGCGTTCAATTCCATCGGGCCTGACCACCTCCTGACCCCGGTCATTTCAACTGCGGCCACCTCATGGGTCGATTGGACGCCGGCGGCCAAACCAGGGAAGTACTTCGTCGAAGTCTTCCTCCCGAACAACGACACGCCCGGCGACCTTGGCACGCAAGTCACCTACCAAATCCGCCAGGGCCTCACCGTCCTGCAAACCATTGCGATTGACCAATCCGCCCAAAGCAACTGGGTGCGGTTGCCCAACCAACCCGCCGATGGGTACGACTCGACCGCTGGGCCGCTCACCATTCGCGTGCTGAACACCGGGACGGCGCAAGATGTGCTCGATGGCCGCCAGGTTTATGCCGATGCCGTCCGTTTGGTCGGGGACGCCGACCTGGGCATCACCGCAACCCCCGTGCAAACCGTCGGGACGGTCAACGCCCCCGGGCCGGTTGGGGCTGACGTCATCGTGGCCACTCGGGAAAACGGGACGGTCACGGCCATGGAAGCCCACGGCGACGAAGTCACCGGCACTCAGAACAACGTCCTTTGGACATGGCCGAGCGAAGACCCGGCCACCGACCCCAACAACGCCAACACCGAGGATTACGGCATCGCCGAAACCCCCACCGGTTTCGGCATGAGTTCGCCGCTCGTCGCCAACATCGGCGGGACGGATCTGGTGTTCACCGGCTCCCAAAACGGCCGCGTCTATGCGCTCGAACTCGCCGGCCGGGGCGACGGGACGACCCGCCGCCGCTGGACATGGCCCGACGACTTTGACACCACCGCACCGACGACGCCGATGGGCACCACTAGCGTCGGAGCTATCAACGGTTCGGTCGCCCTGGCCAACGTGGGCGGCACTCCCGCCATCATCGTCCCCGGCTCTAATGGGCAAATCTATGCCCTAGATGCCGCCGGAAACGGAGGAACGCGCAAAACGACCGTCCTTTGGCAATTCGCCACAACCGGTCTCACACCCATCAGCATGACCCCGGTCGTGGCCTTTGGCCGCGTGACCTTTGCCGCAGGCAACACGGTTTATTGCCTTGACGAAGCGACCGGTGCCCTGGTGTGGCAACGCAACGTCCGGCAAGACGGGATCACGCCTTTCGGCAACTTTGGCACGGCTTCCCCCGTCGCCGTGGAAGCGCCGATCGTGGCCGCCGACTCGCTCTACTTCGTGGACGATGGCGGGTACATCACCAGCCTCGACGCAGCAACCGGCACCGTGAACTGGCAAGAAGCATCCGTGGCCAGCGGTTCCACCGCCAGCCTGCGGTTCGCCTACATGCGCACCTATGACCCGACAGGCTCGTTCATCCAAAACGCGGTTCCGACCGTCTTGGTGGCCAGCAACCAGGGCACCTTGCTCGGCTTCTATGCCGACGGCTCGGTGAACATCAACGGCAACCGGGTCAACTGGGGCTACTTCGTGCAGAGCGAAGGCACCCAGAGCGCCAGCTTCGCCGTCGGCGGCTGGCCCAACGCGGCCGGGCTCCTGGCCAACCGGTGCCACCTGTACATCGGCGACGCCGACGGGATCCTCTATGCGTTTTCCAGCGAAGACGACATCAACGGGGTCGGTCCCATCACTCCGGGCGTCCCGCCGGGCAGTCAATCGGCCAATCCGAACGACCCGAACCAGGCCGCCCTCAACGACCTGATCGACCAGCCCAACGTCATCCTGCTTTCGCCCAACGACTACAACGACCTGGATAGCAAAGCCGTCGCCGGGACGTTGTCCGCGGCGGACATCGCCAACTACAAAGCCAACGCCATCCAGCGCCGGTCATTTGAATTCGGCGAGACCCTGTACGTGATGATTGCGGACATCAATGCCACGACCGTCCCCGAAACCTCGGGTTATGTCGTGCAGTACGACGTCACCGTCGGATCCAGCCGGACCGGTTCCCAAATTGCGCAAGTCCGCGATGTTGCGGGGGCGGCAACGCCACAAGATGGCGGCGTGGCCTACTTCCGGTACGTTGTTTTGCCGACCGGCACGCGCGGCGTCGCCCCTGGCACCGCCCAACTGGAAGTCTCGGCTCGGATCAACCGGGGCGGCGGGGCTGTCCGCGGCACCCCGGTCGACCTCTCGACCTCAGTCAACACACCAACTGGCGGGGACTTTGAACTCCCCAACCCGCTCGGGATCGATCTGGTCAACCAAGGCGGCACGTTCAACCAAGCCGGGGTGACCACGAACCCCGCCGACGTGCTCGTCAAAGGGAACCTCCCCGCGGGCTATACCGGGGCGGCGGCCACGCCGTTCAACAAGTGGACCAACGGCTTTGTTAACCCCGGGCCGGCCGCCGGAACTCCGGGCACTTGGTTCAGCACCGCCGTCGGCGGGACTGACCCGGTCGCGCATAACTCCAGCGGGCTTTCGCTCATGCGAGTCTACGACCGCACTATCCTCCAACTGGTCAACGGTCACTCGCAAGGCCTGACCAACGTGAGAGTGCAAGCCAACGACCTAGCCTGGCAACCGGCCAGCGTGGGAGTGCCCGTGACCGCCGCCGATGCGGGGATCTACAATCCGATCGCCTACGCCGGGTTCGAAGACCTCCCCAACTCCTATCCCAACGTCAGCCTTGACTACCCGGATATGCGGCGCAGTTCGCTCGCCATCACCAAGTCGGCTGGAGGCAACACCGAAAACCCGCTCTTCGGCGGCGTCTCGCTCAACGCCTCGCTCATTACCCCCGCTGACCTGACGACCTATGCCACCGTTGCCGGCTACGAAGCTGGGCTCGTGACAAGGACTTTGCAGCCGACCGTGTTCTCCATGCGGCTCAATGTCCCGCAATACCAGCCCGCGACGCCGAACAGCCCAACAAGGCCGAGTGGCTACGTGGCCGAAAACGTCATCTATGTCGATAAAGGCCAGGCCGGATTCGACACCGAAGACGCGGCCCGGCGGTTCACGCTCGGTGCCAACATCTCGGTGGATGAGCACGTGACATCCGACACCAAAACGGTGGATCTCGGATCAATCCCGGCGGGCGGCGGGCACTATAACCTGGCCGGAAACGCGGATCAGCCGATCAACGGCGCGTTCGCCCCGTTCAACGCCATCTTCAACTCGGGCCAAAACCCGCAGTTCCAACAAGTCACCGCCTTCAACGAAGGCAACGTCAACCTCCTCAATGTCCGGGTTTCCAAACGGCTCGAAGTGCTCAACGGAATCATCCCGACAGAGCGGCCGTTGGAACTCTATGCCAGCGGAGAACATGAGCTCGGATGGCTCGATGCCACGATGGGCCTGTTCAGCGATCTCGACCCGCTGCTCAGCCCGACCTTCCGCACTGGGCTTGACCCCAATGGGAATGTGTTCCTGCAAAAACCGCGGCCTGGCGATCCCGCCCCGTCACGGCTCAGCACGAACCCGCGCCGGAGGCAGAACAGTAACCTGCTTGTGAACTCGGGCACGTTGATCGCCAATCAGGCGGCATTCCCGCCGGGCGACCCGTATGTCGGTGTCGCCGCCCCGATCGGCACTCCGGTCGGCACCTATGTCCGCGACATCTTCGTCTTCGAAGATTCGGTGCCCGGATCCGTCTTGGGTGCCCGGTTCCCATCCTTGGGCTATGTGCCGGTTGGCGGACAATTCGTGCCGGAGGCTTACACCAACCCGGGCATCACGCTCAAGTTCAACATCCGCGAAACACGCCTGACAACCCGGCCAACGGCGAAAACATCCGGCGTTTTTGACAACGTCGGGGTCGGCGATGCCGGGTTTGAATGGTCCAGCCGCCAGCCGACCGTTTCGCGCGGTGCCGACGGCCAACTGTACTTCGCCTTCAGCTCGAACCGCGAAGACGTGGCCGGGGCTGCCCCCAGTCCCAGGCCGAGGTTGAGCACCGATGGGCGGCTTCAGCCGATTTGGCGGATCTACTTCGGCAGCATGGCCAACCAAGCGGGCATCACCGCCAACACGTCGTTCAGCCCCATCGGCGATTTGCACGACAACCAGCCAACTGCCAACAAGTGGATGGACTACCAAGGCATGCTCCCGAATGGCATCGAGTGGAACAACTGGTTTGCCCTTGGTGCCGGTGAAAGCCTCTTGGCGCCCGGGACACCATCCTCGGCTTCGTTCAGCTATCCCACCTTCCCGACCGCCGGATTCGTCGACCCGCTCGACACTCCAACTGCCGGGATCGGACGGGTGCACCGGCCCAACCGGTACATGGCCTTTGTTGGTGAAACAACAAAGGTCGACCGGACGGGAACCCGTGTGCCGTTGAGCCAAGTCATGGTCGCGGATCTGCAATTCCAAGCTGCTGGTGTCACCCGCAACGGGTCGGGCGCGCTCAACGGGATCTTCCCGATTGCGCAAGACCCCACCTCCAAAAAAGGCAAGCCGAGCATCGTCCAACAAGGGGCGAATGCGGCAGTGTTCTATCCGGCGCAAAGCTCCGGCCGCAGCGAACTCTACACGGCGACCTTTGATGGTGCGGCGTGGGGGAATGTGCGTGCGCTCGGGCTCGGTGCCGTGTTCGAAGACCTTTCCGGAGTCTCTGCCAACCTCAGGCTGATCAACTCGGGCGTCTTTGCGGGAATTGGGTTCATCGACACCTTTTTCACCGGGCATGTCCGCGGACGCCAGAATTCCGAGGCCTTCTACGGCAAACTCGAAACGGACGACAACGGTATGCCGCTTGCCGATCCGCGTTGGATCACCTTCCAAAACCGGCTCGACCGGCTGGACTACGACCCGGCTACCGGCGTCTTCTGGACCCCGGGTGTGCACTTCGACATGAGCCCTGCGAACGTCGATGCCTTCCAACTCCTGATCCTCAACCCGGTCACAGGCCTGCTGGAACCCCTCATCAACAACAACCCGCTCGTTCCGGCCGATATGCGCTCCCGCTTGATCGACCGGGAAGCCCGGGAGATGGTGTTCGAATCGCCTCGCGGCGGCAAGGTCTATGTGGATGCCCTTCGAGGTTCGATCCGGCTGAGCGGGGTGGCGACGAGCCGCAACACGCAGATCTTCGCCCGGTATTCGCCGAAGTTTGTGCGAGTCAGCGGGGCATCGACCGCCTTCCGCATCGGAACCGGCGAGATCGCCCAGGCCAACGTGAGCTCGGGTATGAACTACCGGGGCGTGTCCTCCGCGCTGGATGACCGGTACCTCGGGGTGTTCATCGACGCCACCCAACCGTGGCGGAACCTGACCGAAGACCTCAACTTCTGGTACACGGCGATCGGCGCGCCCATCGGCACAACTGCCGTCCAGCAAGACCGGTACTTCCTGGCCTTCAACCGGACCTCCAACGATGGGGCGACGGCGGCGCGGCCGGCGATGAGCACCCTGCGGTTCGGGCTTTACCTCCCGACCCCAGTGGCGATCAACCCGAATACGCTTCAGCCCTATGCCCTCAACGTCACGGGGCTCGCGACAAACCGGATCCAGGTGGATCCGACTAGCGGGAAGGTGTTCCTCGGCATGGCAGAAGAAGGTCGGACGATCCGGATCCGGTACACCGGAATCGACATCAACGGCAACCTGCTCCCCAATATCCAGGTAGAGGGCACCGTCGGACTCATCGTCGAAGAAGGCGAGTCGCTCGTCCCGATCGAACAGGTCGGCCAAGAAGGGGACTTCACCTTTGGGCTCGACCGGCTGGCCCCGAACAATTCGGACAACCGGTTGCGACGGCCGCCGTTGCTCTGGATGGTCTGGAGCAGTACGCGGACTGGAGCCCAAGACGTCTATATGCAGACGCTCGCGCCCAAAACCGCTCCCCGGCTCCGGCGCCCCTAA
- the pilM gene encoding type IV pilus assembly protein PilM, with the protein MAKRLNSVLGIDIGSQSVKVAEIRMQGGQPTITALGMAPTPEGAIDHIGINDPEQISVAIKQAIMEAGASVPDAVSSLSGQGTVLVRPLEVPNMSESELKDHMQWEFTRNIPFAESTVETDFKAYPLADPAAQNLDVDMAIATHSGVTMQSDILKKAGRKAFALDVEPLSVLRSLSVSYGSEAGNKTVCVAEIGHKTTAINIYKNERLIFSRTVPVGGEMFTRAIADSKGVSFQDAERMKHEQLVLPEDAAPAQTFNPFAGSATVQSYNPFADAPEPGAQADAPAEPAAPVPVETNPVYPAVSNALDELVAEIRRSIDYYKTKGGDVDMMLVTGGSAGIKNLDKFLASATGLKVELMDPYRNVSMSLKKGDPGTYEQLKHAFSVAIGNGMHICF; encoded by the coding sequence ATGGCGAAGAGATTGAACAGCGTTTTGGGGATCGACATCGGAAGCCAGTCGGTCAAAGTGGCGGAGATCCGGATGCAGGGTGGGCAACCCACCATCACGGCCCTCGGCATGGCCCCCACGCCCGAAGGGGCCATCGACCACATCGGCATCAACGACCCCGAACAGATCTCCGTGGCCATCAAGCAGGCGATCATGGAAGCTGGGGCATCCGTCCCTGATGCCGTCAGTTCGCTTTCGGGACAAGGGACGGTTCTCGTCCGACCGCTCGAAGTGCCGAACATGAGCGAATCGGAACTCAAGGATCACATGCAGTGGGAGTTCACTCGCAACATCCCATTTGCGGAAAGCACCGTCGAAACCGACTTCAAGGCCTACCCGCTCGCCGACCCCGCCGCCCAAAACCTCGATGTGGACATGGCCATTGCCACCCATTCCGGGGTGACAATGCAGTCGGACATCCTCAAAAAAGCCGGGCGCAAAGCCTTTGCCCTTGATGTCGAACCCCTTAGCGTCTTGCGTTCCCTTTCCGTTAGCTACGGTTCGGAAGCCGGGAACAAAACAGTCTGCGTTGCGGAGATTGGCCACAAGACCACAGCGATCAACATCTACAAGAACGAACGGCTGATCTTCTCGCGCACCGTCCCCGTCGGGGGCGAAATGTTCACCCGGGCCATCGCCGACAGCAAGGGCGTCTCGTTCCAAGATGCGGAGCGGATGAAGCACGAGCAACTCGTGCTCCCTGAAGATGCGGCCCCGGCCCAGACCTTTAACCCGTTCGCCGGGTCGGCCACCGTGCAGAGCTACAACCCGTTCGCCGATGCTCCCGAGCCGGGGGCCCAAGCCGATGCGCCGGCGGAACCAGCCGCGCCGGTACCCGTGGAAACCAACCCGGTCTACCCGGCGGTCTCCAACGCACTGGACGAATTGGTGGCGGAGATCCGTCGCTCGATCGACTACTACAAAACCAAGGGTGGGGATGTCGACATGATGCTCGTCACCGGCGGCTCGGCGGGGATCAAAAACCTCGACAAATTCTTGGCCTCGGCAACGGGACTCAAGGTTGAACTGATGGATCCCTACCGAAATGTCTCGATGAGCCTCAAGAAAGGCGACCCGGGCACCTACGAACAATTGAAGCACGCATTTTCGGTTGCGATCGGGAACGGCATGCACATCTGCTTTTGA